The sequence below is a genomic window from Hyperolius riggenbachi isolate aHypRig1 chromosome 7, aHypRig1.pri, whole genome shotgun sequence.
GTAgaataggttcacagtggtcagacgCATTAAACAcatattataatgagtgtgaactgcaatggatagtggacatagactttaatacaaagcctgtatGCAGCGATCCATTACAGTGTAGTACTGCGAACAGCCCcttagaactgtatgggcagagagttcacatgcagaattattctgcaacacaactaagCACTGTAAACTAGCCCTCAATTTCTCATCACCTTCCCCTAATAATTGAAGTAATTAAGCATTCATATTTGTGTATGTCACCTACCTGTGGCTTCATGGAAGTGCCTTACACACATATCCATTGTAGCAATGCTGCCTGCTAGTGTATGTGTTCCTAGAAACAGAAGAACATTAGTCGAAAAATTAATCCATCAAGGCAGAGTGCAAGAAAACACTAATTCTCAATTTATTTCAGGAGATGAATAGTTCACTTCTTTAGGCGGTGAGCTGCCTCAAACAAAATGTTGTAGAAATAATAAGATTTTGCATGGATAAATAAAAGAATAATCatactacaataaaaaaaaaaaaaaagaaagggccTGTATATGAAGTGGCCAGTTTGCCAATagtacaaaaaaatatatttgcatTCAGAACAAAACCACCTAGTAACTAAGGTTGGAAAAGTCCAAGTTAGCCATTGGGCTTCAGTAGTCCTCAATCCCCAAATGCCCCATAAAAAGCCTgtcaaatgaaaaatatttccAAGTACCTGTATTTCAAAATGTCAATTCAGTTGCATGTGTCTGATTTGGGCTCCTCATGGGTGACGCAGTTGCCTTCTGATTGTGGGATGGTGCACTGCAAGTAAATTATAGCTTCCTGCACTGTGCTATGGGAGGTGTGGCCTGGACTGCCACTCCACATACAATCCAACAAGGACTCAGAGGAGCTGAGGGCATGACCTTCTAAAGAATGCAAAGAGGAGTTAAGATTggcggctccgtactgtgcatgttcAAGCATGATCGAGTGCATGCTTGGGCATGCGTGGTACAGAGCAGACTGCCTTTGGGAACACTCAGGGACACTAGTACTACCAAAGCCTTCCGCGGTCCCCAAAGTCTTACTCCACCAGTTTGTCCaatacatggaaggaggtaacagcgctggaacgaggggacaggAAAAGCTTAAAAGGATCCAGCACCCCTTTCCATAGGTAAATAttgcttcagacttgctttaaatgAGATATTTTAACATCTTTTAATTTACAGCAGATGTCCTTTTAGGGTTTTTGGGATGTgcgaaaattttatttttaaatatttgaaaTGAGCCTAAGAGCTTTCCTCcggagcagtgctgtccaacttcatggcaggggtgtggctagcCCTggaatttacagctggagggggcagagcatcaaTGTTCCAGCTTCAGGGGGAGAAGCAAAGCGTGAACAAGCCTGCCAGAAAAGGGGGACCGATACAAAAAGCAGTCCAGGAAAACGAGTACGGCCCGTGGCCGCCAGTTGGACCGCACTGCTCTGGAGCAAAAGCAGCACTGCTGAACATCTGCTGCCATATACATCATATATCAACATTCTAAATACAGGCAGACAAGAGGTTTCCAGCCATCTACTCACCAGCCACATATGCGTTAAATCCATCTATAAGGATCTCCTGTTGGCCCAGAGAGTGTTTTCCAGGGCCAAGGCCCATGGCTGTGATGGCGTCTGTCACCAGTACCAGACCTAAAACACAGAACATGACCCATAAACAGCATTCCTATAAGTGGAAACCAGTCAAGAAATAAACTTGGAGGCTTCCCTTGCTGGCCTGCTCGTTGGCTGACTGTAGTGCTGTTGGCTATAATATTTTGAGTCTTCATCTTGGAATAAGTATGCAGGTCAGAAAAGGTGCAGcacgtgatctccatgcttgttccatACCAGCACACTCACCTCTGGGATGGGCTCGATGGGCTATCCTGAGTGCAGCAGGGTTTGTGTGAATTCCATCTGAAATCATTCCATAATAGACTGTCCTCCCAGCTGGAATGCGATCACTAGTCAATAGCCCCACAATGCCAGGGTCACGGTGATGGAACTGCAGGGAGGGAGTCGTGGTTATCACAGTGTCTATGCATGCATTTCACAGAAAATATTAGTAGCATGACTCAACGACTGAAACAGTGGCGTAATTACAATTTGTGGGGCGTCCCAGCGAAACTTtgatagacccccccccccctaatgttgacaccccttcccttgtctcTCCTTGGTGCCCCTTCCTGGCATTGGGGCCCATCTctgaagggtcataaaacaagtgtggccatcatgatcttcatacccataacacgtgtaaccacaaaaacaccggatctgaagtatagttccctgtatcagaggaagagaatgttaggccccccacagctctgggccccctgcgatcacaggtgctgctcccctctagttacgcccctgataagtCTAGATGCATCCCACTCCAATATCACTTTCTCTGTTGAATAGCTGTTTTACATCAGCACGTTTTACTTGCTTGTTGTTGAAAAAAGGAAGGTCCCATATAGTTAGATGAGGAaagtgctgccatcttgtggtggaGATCTAAAATGCAATACAGGACAAATAAAGACACAAGTCCAACAGATGAACATAAGTGGGTAAAAACTACCCAATTCTTGCCATCATTTTAGATTtccaccacaagatggcagcacttTCCTCATCTAACTATATGGGACCTTCCTTTTTTTAACAACAAGCGAGTAAAACGTGCGCATGTATAACAGCTATTCAACAGAGAAAGTGATATTGGAGTGGGATGCAGCTAGACtgttatcaggggcgtaactagagggaagcagcacctgtgatcgcagggggcccagaacctaaccttctcttcctctgatacagggaactatacttcagatccggtgtttttgtggttacacttgttatgggtgtgaagatcatgatggccatacttgttttatgacccttcagGCCCAGAGCACGTGTAATGCCCTTCTCCAAGGGTGGCAGCGGCGGACTTTACTGGCATTGGCGTGGGGCATCTTAGCAGGTAATCTGGTGGCGGCTAACACTCCTGTATTGCTCACTCCTTTATGATGCACTGGCTAGCGCTTTATGGACTTTTAGGACTGGCCCTGCTGCACCATTTTGTATTGGGTTATTTTCATTCCTGGCATCATTTTGCACTATGCATTTTGCACTGCAGATTCACTTTAAGTCGCAGTGTTTTTGctcagatagatagatattgcacatatgtgtttttggttttttttgcgaACTCAGCTCGGCCTTGCCCTTGCCAGACCTGATCACAAGCTTCATTAAGACACTCCCAGTGTCTAGCTCTTTAGTTTGCATCATAGTTCGCGTATCacctatattttttttcctctttttcttttctttatttaataataataatataataagcaGGAAACCAAAGCAAAACTATAATATCAAACAAAAGACAAATCTATTCTTATAGCCGCTACCTCCCCTACATTCTCCCATACAGTAAAATCACTCATACCCCTATCATCTCTTCGCTCCACCCATTCTACACATACACTCATTCCTTACTTACTATCAATCATACATTCCATGTATCAGCCAGCTCTTCACCTCTCATTCCTCCTGATTCTTCCCCCTTCAATAATGTAATAATAAGTCCAGCCAAAgggcttttaatttttttattctaccTTCTTTTAATGGGTCCGTCTCTTCCCCCACCAACTTCCTCCCAAAAGTGGCACATCTCCGCAAACCAGGCTGGCAAATCAATTGGGGCTTTTTCCTTCCACTTTTTAGCTATTATATAACGTGCCACCTGGCTACCAATTTCTCTCAGttctttcatttgtttattttgttcTTTTTCTATGACCCCAAGCATAGCTTCGATAGGTAAAATACATACTTTCTTTTGCAGAATTCTGGTCCAAAACCCAGCCAACTCTTGCCAGAAGCCATTCACCTGCATACAACTCCACCACATATGTGTCTCATCACCTCCCCCTTGATCACACCTCCAACATCTATCCTCTCCATCCCTGGTAAATTTAGCCATCTTTGCCGGGGTAAGGTAACATCTATTCATCTTTTTATATTGAGTAAGTTGTAGTTTGCGATTCGGATATTTCCATACGAGTCTAAAAATCCTGTGCCAGTCCTCTTTTCCCCAAGTCACCCCCAGATCTCTCTCCCATTTTTCCTTCCATAGATACGATTTCTCTGTTATATCCCCCCGAATAAACGTATACATTAATGATAACAGCTTTgcaggtttttctttaaaaaagacCAATTTTTCTAACATATTTAGCTTAAATCTAATACCTTTATTTCCTTTCTCTAAGGCTCTGAGAAAACTATTAATTTGCATCTTACCCCAGGGTTTGATATCGTTGCTTCCCTCAAGCAGTCCGTGGATGCCTAGCACAGAATCTCCTTTAAGGTCTAGTATCCGTATTTCCCTGTCTAATTTATTTACATTAAACCAGTTTTTTGTCTACCCGGAGGAAATTCTTGGTTGTCCCTAAGTGTGATAAGCGGGGAGGTGCCggccctcctcctccatctcaaCACAAAATCACTGAATACTTTGAGTGTAGGTTTGATAAGGGGGTGTGTAGCCTCATGACCAATGGTCCTAATATTCTCTGGAATCCAAGTAAATACGAGGTTGAGATTGATCTCTTTCTCGTCTGCCATAACCCAGAGTTTGTCTTCTAGACCCACTCTCCATTCCACCACTCTTGCTAGATGAATGCCCTTATAATAGGTTTCAATATCTGGTGCTCCCACACCTCCCTGTTCTTTATCGTACATTAATTGCGAATACTTGATCCTATGTTTCTTATTTGTCCATATGAATTTTTGGAATATCTTATTCCGTTCACTAAACCATTGGCTGGGAAGGGTTATTGGGAGACACTGCAATACATATAATATTTTTGGCAAGACCAGCATTTTGATGATCTCCAACCTTCCAAGCATATTAAAGCAAGGTCGATCAGCTCCCCTCAAAATGTTCTTACATTCTTTAATTAAATTGGGGTAATTGTTCGAAAAAAGGGCCTTATTATTGCTACTTAGCATAATACCTAAGTATTTCACTGAGTTTTTGCACCATGTAAGCGGGTTTGCCCTCTGTATAGCTATTCGAGTCTCATTTAAGCATCCAATATTTaaaatttttgttttttctttattaacTTTAAAGTTTGAATATATGCCAAATTCTTCCAAAGTTTCTAAGGCTTTCTGCAGAGAACTCCTTGGGTTTGTTAGAGTCAGTAATAAGTCAGCCGCATATGCTAATACTTTTAGTTCTCCCCCCTTCATCGGCATCCCTTCTATCTGAGGGTCCCTTTGAATCTGACTAATAACGGATTCGATACAGAGGTTAAAAAGCACATATGTGTTTTTGATCCTTGTTtatagtaccgtatatactcgcatacaagccgaatttttgacccccaaaaagggggtcaaaagttggggggtcggcttgtatgcgagtcttccctggtggtctagtggtgggtggtcgggtggtcgggtagtccgcgccccgctcccccccctccccgctccccccacggccgccgctgctattttaccttcttagacagcggccgcttcctaatccgcgttcctcttctttctcaccgagtgtcagtgtatcacagcagcgcgccgggcgctgctgctgtgacgatgcagggggcaggaaagagcggttcccttggtaacggcgatacagatcgccgttatagggagccgcgctatttcctgccccctgcatcgtcacagcagcagcgcccggcgcgctgctgtgatacactgacactcggtgagaaagaagaggaacgcggattaggaagcggccgctgtctaagaaggtaaaatagcagcggcggccgcggggggagcggggggggggagcactacccacctatgctgggcactatactagctaaactgggcactatactagctaaactgtgcactatactggctaaactgggcactatactggctaaactgggcactatactggctaaactgggcactatactagccatactggggcactatactggctaaactgggcactatactggctaaactgggcactttactagccatactggggcactatactagctaaactgggcactatactggctaaactgggcactatactggctaaactgggcactaaactgggcactttactagctaaactggggcactatactagctaaactgggcactatactggctaaactgggcactatactggctaaactgggcactatactagctaaactgggcactatactggctaaactgggcactatactaactaaactgggcactttactagccatactggggcactatactagctaaactgggcactatactagctaaactgaggcactacctacctatactgggcactatactggctatactgggcactttactagctatactgggcactttactagctatactgggcactatactagctatactggacactacctacctatactgggcactatactagctatattgggacacactggggggctgcaccaatccagcatttcctactcccggcttatatgggggtcaatcatttttccctgttttttcagggaaaagttggggggtcggcttatatgcgggtcggcttatatgcgagtatatacggtatatatactgTGATATATGCACCAcaggggttttatttatttatcattGTTCATATGCGGCTAGTGATATATATTCTAATAACCTTCATAGGACCATTGTGCATTCAGGTCGTTGGCTCATCCCTCCCCTATTGTGGGACTTCTACAGTCTGTTATCTTTATATTGGTCCTGCTAATTGCATCTATTGCCGCCAGttgatttttatatatttttggcaGCCACCCTACCCCTACCATGGggtgttttttattattgttttgtcATCCCTATCATGTTTGTTGTGGTTCatgtggttcactttaaatctgtCTGGAACTCAGAAgggaaacaaacaagaaacactgACTGACTTACTGGCAGCATGGCATTGAAGAGATGAGTAATAAATGATGCCCCACTATTCACAGCATCTTCCGCCTGAGATAAATTAGCCACAGAGTGACCTGAGGACAGATGGATATTATTAGTATCATAttcataaagtgccaacatacacAGTCAggtcacattattattatgaccACCACACTGACAACACCCACCAATCCCGTCTTACTATGCCACAGTTGCCATTCAGCTCTCATTCACTAAAGGCTTCTAAAAGCGATTGCACTGTTAGCAAAGCAAACGTTTAAGGTTGGATGGTGTGCTCATACATGATACAATATCAATTGTACGTACAATcagtaaaaacaaaagtttgtgaTTTAACACTGGAAATCTGGTATTTTGCTCCCACCACTCTCCAGATTAAAACAAGGTGGTGAGACCTTGGAACCAGCTTATTCCTAATAGGAAGAATTATTTTCAACCGAACTAGCCAAATCGAACAATTTACAAAGataagacaatgcagtagtgtgtctcttctgtggACAGAGTTTTAGCATGGATCAGAATAATCAGATGACAAGGCAAAAACGGGAACGATTCAATTGTTAGTTTTATTATATAAActatacataaaaaatatacatTAAAACTGCCAAACCAATATATCTAGCAGTTGAACAGAATGGTTGGAGAAGAATGAACATAAAAGGGAGAATCATGAAGAATTGTGTGAAAAGTTCAAAATACCATGTTTAGCAGTGTCCAATAAGTGGCAAAGTCTTTGTGCTGACTAATACACAGTATTGCGTTTTGGCCAATGTACTTGCTGGTCTGTCAGTAGATGGAATTCGACAAAGCTGACAGACAAAAGGACACTGGGCTGAGTGGATCACTGGGTTTTACTCACTTTACAGCTAGGAGTGGCTATGATAAGCAAAAGTAAAGCCTTGCTGCAATTGGAGGTTGGGGCAGTCTCCCATTCAGGAGGAAAATCTGCCAAAATCGCTGGTACAAGGATATATCAATACCCATAAGGCATATCAATAAATGGACTGTCAGAAATGGCGTTGCAAATTCACACATATAAAACATTAGTATTAAATTGTAAAGTGTTACTGAGAACTTACTTGTATTGCTCAGCAGCTGTATGTGCGatttgcgtgcgtgtgtgtgactgCCCTTACTAACTCCTGATAACATGATCCGGTTAGATGATTAGAAAACcataacatttgaaaaaaatatctaaatTTTCAGTGTTACTGTGGGTTTGCTGACCCTTGTAAAACCAGCTGTGAGCAGAAAACAAATAAGGATCTCTGAGCTCTGGCAGAAGTTTAGAGGTGTGAATCTTGCAGCCACAGAGTCTGGGGAAGTGTGAAGATGGGTTTTGAAGTATGGGAGTTCTGCAGACATTGTTCTTGGGACAAGGCTTTTTTTATtagaatttaattaaaaaaaacaaaacaaaactgatgGACGGGCAGACAGCAGGGGTGCTTGAAAGAGCTGAGAGCTAAAAGAGAattagttagtgacaagatatatatatatatatatatatacactgtacagcgctgcgaaatatgtcggcgctatataaatactaaaaaataataaataataataataataattaggcctggtgcacaccaaaaaccgctatcagatccgcaaaatgctagcaaattttgaaacgctttttcttatttttctgtagcgtttcagctagcattttgcggttttgtgaagcgtttttggtgtagtagatttcatgtattgttacagtaaagctgttactgaacagctactgtaacaaaaacgcctgcaaaaccgctctgaactggcgtttttcagagcggtttgcgtttttcctatacttaacattgaggcagaaacgcatccacaatccaaaaaatgcctcaccccgggagtatgcgttttggcaaaacgcctcccgcactggtgtgaaccaccccattgagatacattgaccaagcggctgcagaaacgctgaaaaagccgctcggtgtgcaccagcccttaaaggggtTGTGTGGgctcttttaaaaataaaaaatggacacttacctggggcttctacaaatAACCTGTCCCTCACCGTCACTGAAGAATcttccgttcccccgccgccggTCACTGTCTAATTATATGAATGCGCATCCTTGCTCCCACTCGTGTCTCTGGGAgcttcccgcacaggagcagtatgaagttttcttgtactgtgcctgcgcaggaagctcccggAGACACGAGGAGAAACACGCGCAGTTGCATTAGTCTAGTTAGACTAATGATTAGACGGTGACCGGTGGCAAGGGAACAGAAGATTCTTTAGTGAGGGACAGGTCATCTGcaaggggccggtagaagccccaggtaagtgtcagtttttgatttttaaagaagcccacagaacccctttaagccttTGCTGCTGTGGCTCTGTTGTGAGACTGTAAATGATATAATGTATTCGATATTTGAGAAATGTGAAACTGAATGTGTCAAAACCATCTATGTCTTATCTCAGGGACGAACAGTCAACGAATGAATGTAAGTGCCACGCACAAACTTCAAAAGTATATACTGTAAGGCAAGATATTATATTGGGCGTATTTCTGCATCTTGGAAAACACAGCATTATATCTCCTTATAGTATGACAGAATTGGTCTTCTATTCTAAGGTCTAAAactaattatatatattttgtgtgcctctgaggaagtggcttCTTGATGTGAAACGTGTTAGCCCATTTTGCTGTTACTGGAAAATATGGTTGTGAAACTTGAATGTTATTCTACATCTTGTCCAGAGAAAAGAAAATGAATAACGtcatacctatctaaactattttATTTTGTGTCAGCTCCTATAAACCCCAGTTTGTGAACACTTTGGCTCACAATATTTATATGGGGCGGAGCATATTCTTATTTTATTTGGGTCTATAAGGTAAGATATTAGCAATCACATCAGTTGTGCATgctttgcattgtgtgtgtgaatCTGAGAGTGGTGTTTAACTGTTTGTACATCTacagtgcgtatgtgtgtgtgtctcacaaATTATACCACATGTATGTCTACTGCATGTGcatgaatactgtatattatatgaaAGTATGATGCGGCAGGATGCACTTCAGAATCTGAGATGCGTATGGTAGAGGACCTTGTTTTGGCCTTGAGGTAACATAAGCTGGTGACACAAAGCTGGTAtaaaaaagcagggctgtggagtcggtacaaaaatcttccgactccaactccgactcctcagtttacgaaaccacgactccaactccgactctgggtacccaaaatggctcagactccgactccttagtctaatacttaacagggctgtggattttgtacaaaaatcatccgactctgactccgactcctcagtttatgaaatcaacgactccaattccgactccgggtgcccaaaattgccccgactccaactctgactccacaaccctgtaAAAAAGGCCAAGATCTCAGCaaggacaaaacagaaaaatgagCCCCTCATGCCAGCCAGTCACAGCTACACTAAAATAGGACGGCATCTATACATGAGAAATTGTAATGCAGTAAACACCCTGCAGACCCCAATAACTAGCATCAGTCAGTCCATTATGAAGTTATCCACCATGAGTACTGCTGCTCCTTATTTGCTAACAGTATAATCTCACCTAAGGAGACACGTATTCCACGGTGCACCAGTTCCTTGATCACCTCTTCACTCCTTCCCATCTCTGGGGCCAGCGTCACAATACTAACACCATCTAATGTGCCATAAGTCTCTAGAACCTCTGGGAAACCTCGTTCACTGAATGAGCGCAGGCAATGTTCTGGATGGGCTCCTTTCTTCTCAGCACTGATATATGGACCCTCTAGGTGAACACCTGCAAGACAATACTCACTGTCATTAAGCATTCAGCATGGGCCACAGAGACCACATAAAACCTAGTTAGTCATTTACCATATGTTGCCTTTCAAGTCAGACTCCACCTCCTGGGGAAACATAAGATGAAAAGGCAATATATACCCCCAGTCACCACTTTCAACCACCAACTGTGTACTAAATGTAAAAAGGGTACAACCAAAGTTAAATAATAAatgagaggaaaaaaaagaaagaaaaaacaaaatgtgGGAAGTAACACCATCCTGGAAGATTAGCCAGAACACCCTTTTGGTTAAACTAACTTTGTTCGGCCAAATTGTTTGaaagcagaatcagaatcactttattcgccaagtgcgacaggcgccgcacccggatttatttgtggacacatggcaTATTGGCAATGACAAACAGTACGAATAAcactacacatagtacaatttataaaGAGACATTTCAGCATGTTGGCAAGTGACAACAGTGCAAAGTAGCTctacacatagtacaatttataaGGAAACATTTCAACATATTGGCAAGTGACGTCAGTGCTGGTACCCAACACATAGTACGATTTATAAAGAAACATTGCACCAGAGCAATGACACATCTAGGGGTTGTCACCATATGATGCGATAGTCTATACAGTATTATGCAAAGATGACCAAAGAATACTAGTTTGTGCACTGGTGCCCCTAGGTGCTGAAGGGGCTTAGGAGATGACATTTGGGAGAGGGTCTGAGTTTAGGAGAGTGATCGCTTGAGGGAAGAAAGTGTTcctacgcctggtggttttggtgtagatggacctgTAGCGGCGTCCCGAGCGTAGGGGACTGAAGAAGtgattgccagggtgggaggggtcgagtgtaattctatttgccctggacctcattctggatgcaTGGAGAAGGTCCAAGGGTGGCAGGGGCGACCCAATGATCTTCGCAGCCACATTgatgactctctggagtttgagcctgtcctttgcatttgcccccgagtaccagacgatgatggaggagcaaaggacagattcaatggtcgccgtataaaaactggtcagtagctccctgggcattccaaacttcctcagttgcctcaggcagaacagtctctgctgggccttcttttgggttgtaGAGGTATTTTCGTCCCATCTCAAGTTCTCCGTGGtggtggtgcctaggaaccgTGCGCTATGTACCCTGGTGACTTCGGTACCATCTATGATGACCGGGCTGGGCGGTGGGgcgttccttctgaagtccactatcagTTCCACCGTTTTTGCTGCGTTTAGAACAAGTTTGTTGTCTGAGCACCACCTGAGAATCCGCTTGATCTCGCTGTGGTATTCCAGCTCCGATTTATCACCCATGAGTCCTACGATAGTGGTAtcgtccgcaaacttgatgaccttgacggtGTCCGCAGaggaggtgcagctgtttgtgtacagtgaGAAGAGCATCGGTGACCgcacacacccttgcggggcgcctgtgtttgtggttctcGCACTGGAGGAACAGTCTCCGAGTCTCACTAGCTGTGTCCTGTTcgtaaggaagtccttgatccaggtgcaaagGGTTGGGTCAACACCAAGCTGTTCCAGGTCGTCGTGCAGAA
It includes:
- the AMDHD2 gene encoding N-acetylglucosamine-6-phosphate deacetylase; this encodes MPSNKSVSDAPITQFRNCRILRDHRLQWEDLWVREGKILNPEKLFFVEKGAADLQVDCHGSIIAPGFIDTQINGGFGVDFSQENNDVKQGISVVAQNILSHGVTSFCPTLVTSPFSVYHKVLPQISMPDGGTEGAGVLGVHLEGPYISAEKKGAHPEHCLRSFSERGFPEVLETYGTLDGVSIVTLAPEMGRSEEVIKELVHRGIRVSLGHSVANLSQAEDAVNSGASFITHLFNAMLPFHHRDPGIVGLLTSDRIPAGRTVYYGMISDGIHTNPAALRIAHRAHPRGLVLVTDAITAMGLGPGKHSLGQQEILIDGFNAYVAGTHTLAGSIATMDMCVRHFHEATGCTVEEALEAASLHPAELLNLQHRKGTLDFGADADFILLDDSLNVKETYIAGEAVWRKSGGLL